A stretch of Microbacterium caowuchunii DNA encodes these proteins:
- a CDS encoding immune inhibitor A domain-containing protein has protein sequence MLNLPRSATGTALISAAALALVATSVAPAVADDHLNLPGEPTITLPINDSEAGGTYDQDFVQAYGGTTPDGTPVYIYVPAGTPLDGRAPTGVSSLDPAFDPTPGDEFVPCADAGADDYTITQAQIDYMGDQLSNQIVAVDEEHFGLMDAADPEEPASDSLVMVVYNVQDANYYDCAETSYTAGYFAPDYVDSAGMNVIVIDAMDWANRVGPADSEWNDDDPENDQPTLYEGVIAHELEHLLHNYSDPGELSWVDEGLADFAVFLNGYDIGGSHLTYHQVYYADTSLTRWAGGLQNYGAAYTYFQYLWEQAGGNGDGTFTPDLQYDGAGGDLLIKLIFENEADGMDGVQAAIDAFNGQTGAGLRSAQELFQDWAVAVYLDDEDSDRFDIKAADFGDPAFTSWTIDIADDLFWSGRGSNQGAQPPAKWEKRTNGQSSVAVPFGIQVERFRNPGPTVTVDLDGEDATQVVPHSGDTQWYAGYESQADNVLDVDVSGTASSLDFWTWHFIEEGWDYGFVEALVDGEWVTVPLVDDAGTVVTSDEDPHGANPTGNGLTGTSGGEYFVDEPEYVHYTAQLPAGATDVQFRYSTDAAYLDTGWFVDDVTVNGAPATVSSDDGEWVETNGLQDNNWTLQIVATCDLTPGVDSPFEISDGAGNYVYRLEGDAISQPGFNTKCANGNQRDFATLVSNLPSGDLAFLDAGYALGVKNTGNGKKK, from the coding sequence GTGCTCAACCTCCCACGATCAGCGACCGGCACCGCGCTCATCAGCGCCGCCGCGCTGGCCCTGGTCGCGACATCCGTCGCACCGGCCGTCGCCGATGACCATCTGAACCTCCCCGGAGAGCCCACGATCACCCTGCCGATCAACGACAGCGAGGCCGGCGGCACCTATGACCAGGACTTCGTCCAGGCATACGGGGGCACCACGCCCGACGGAACGCCCGTCTACATCTACGTTCCGGCGGGCACACCGCTCGACGGCCGCGCGCCGACCGGGGTCTCGAGCCTCGACCCGGCGTTCGACCCCACGCCGGGGGACGAGTTCGTCCCCTGCGCCGACGCCGGCGCGGACGACTACACGATCACACAGGCGCAGATCGATTACATGGGCGACCAGCTCTCGAACCAGATCGTGGCGGTGGACGAGGAGCACTTCGGCCTCATGGACGCCGCGGACCCGGAAGAGCCCGCGAGCGACTCCCTCGTCATGGTCGTCTACAACGTCCAGGACGCGAACTACTACGACTGTGCGGAGACGAGCTACACCGCCGGGTACTTCGCCCCGGACTACGTCGATTCGGCCGGCATGAACGTGATCGTCATCGACGCGATGGACTGGGCGAACCGGGTGGGGCCCGCGGACTCCGAATGGAACGACGACGACCCGGAGAACGACCAGCCGACCCTCTACGAAGGCGTGATCGCGCACGAGCTGGAGCACCTGCTGCACAACTACAGCGACCCGGGCGAGCTGTCCTGGGTGGACGAGGGTCTCGCCGACTTCGCCGTGTTCCTCAACGGCTACGACATCGGCGGTTCGCACCTGACCTACCACCAGGTCTACTACGCGGACACCTCGCTGACCCGCTGGGCGGGCGGCCTGCAGAACTACGGTGCCGCGTACACGTACTTCCAGTACCTCTGGGAGCAGGCGGGCGGGAACGGCGACGGAACCTTCACCCCCGACCTGCAGTACGACGGCGCGGGCGGCGACCTGCTGATCAAGCTGATCTTCGAGAACGAAGCGGACGGCATGGACGGCGTGCAGGCCGCGATCGACGCGTTCAACGGGCAGACGGGTGCCGGGCTCCGGTCGGCGCAGGAGCTCTTCCAGGACTGGGCCGTGGCCGTGTACCTCGACGACGAGGACTCCGACCGCTTCGACATCAAGGCGGCCGACTTCGGGGATCCGGCGTTCACGAGCTGGACGATCGACATCGCCGACGACCTGTTCTGGAGCGGGCGCGGCTCGAACCAGGGCGCGCAGCCGCCGGCGAAGTGGGAGAAGAGGACGAACGGGCAGAGCTCCGTGGCGGTCCCCTTCGGCATCCAGGTGGAACGGTTCCGCAACCCCGGTCCGACCGTGACGGTCGACCTCGACGGCGAGGACGCCACCCAGGTGGTGCCCCACAGCGGCGACACGCAGTGGTACGCGGGCTACGAGAGCCAGGCGGACAACGTGCTCGACGTGGACGTGTCGGGGACGGCGAGCTCCCTCGACTTCTGGACGTGGCACTTCATCGAGGAGGGCTGGGACTACGGGTTCGTGGAGGCTCTGGTCGACGGCGAGTGGGTCACCGTGCCGCTCGTCGACGACGCGGGCACGGTCGTCACGAGCGATGAGGACCCGCACGGGGCCAACCCCACCGGCAACGGATTGACCGGCACCTCGGGCGGCGAGTACTTCGTGGACGAGCCGGAGTACGTGCACTACACCGCGCAGCTTCCTGCGGGCGCCACGGACGTGCAGTTCCGGTACTCGACGGATGCCGCTTACCTCGACACCGGGTGGTTCGTGGATGACGTGACGGTGAACGGCGCCCCGGCCACGGTGTCGTCGGACGACGGCGAGTGGGTCGAGACGAACGGACTCCAGGACAACAACTGGACGTTGCAGATCGTGGCGACCTGCGACCTGACGCCCGGTGTCGATTCGCCGTTCGAGATCAGCGACGGCGCGGGCAACTACGTCTACCGCCTCGAGGGTGACGCGATCTCCCAGCCGGGGTTCAACACCAAGTGCGCGAACGGCAACCAGCGGGACTTCGCGACGCTGGTGTCGAACCTGCCCAGCGGTGACCTCGCGTTCCTCGACGCGGGATACGCGCTGGGGGTGAAGAACACCGGCAACGGCAAGAAGAAGTAG
- a CDS encoding ABC-F family ATP-binding cassette domain-containing protein → MTATLVAQGLAGGYGHRTLFDSLDLTVAPGDVVGVVGANGAGKSTLLRLLAGVDEPQSGSVTLAPSDAFVGWLPQEHERREGESVAGYIARRTGCAQATAEMDAAATALGDPSLAAPGTDPADVYSTALDRWLASGAADLDERLPVVLADLGLDLGGTPPEEALMSGLSGGQAARVGLAALLLSRFDIVLLDEPTNDLDLDGLERLETFVRGLRGGVVLVSHDREFLARCVTRVLELDLVQGANRVFGGGYDAYLEERATLRRQAREKYDEFADKKADLVGRARTQREWSSQGVRNAMKKSPDNDKIRRKASTESSEKQAQKVRQMESRIARLEEVDEPRKEWQLQFTIGQAPRSSSVVSTLSGAVFRQGSFTLGPVSLQVNAGERIGITGPNGAGKSTLLRGLLGRQDPDEGTASLGASVQVGEVDQARSLLTGSGPLADAFEALVPDMASGEVRTLLAKFGLKADHVNRPVDELSPGERTRAGLALLQARGVNLLVLDEPTNHLDLPAIEQLEQALETYDGTLLLVTHDRRMLATVRTDRDWHVDAGLVTEL, encoded by the coding sequence ATGACCGCAACACTCGTCGCCCAGGGACTCGCCGGCGGGTACGGCCACCGCACGCTCTTCGACTCGCTGGATCTGACGGTCGCGCCGGGCGACGTCGTCGGGGTCGTCGGCGCGAACGGGGCGGGCAAGTCCACGCTGCTCCGCCTGCTCGCGGGGGTCGACGAACCGCAGAGCGGGTCCGTCACGCTCGCTCCGTCGGACGCGTTCGTCGGCTGGCTGCCCCAGGAGCACGAGCGCCGGGAAGGGGAGAGCGTCGCGGGGTACATCGCGCGCCGCACCGGGTGCGCCCAGGCGACCGCCGAGATGGACGCGGCCGCCACAGCGCTCGGCGATCCGTCCCTGGCAGCACCGGGGACGGATCCCGCGGACGTGTACTCCACGGCGCTCGACCGCTGGCTCGCCAGCGGTGCGGCCGACCTCGACGAGCGGCTGCCGGTGGTGCTGGCGGACCTCGGTCTCGACCTCGGCGGGACGCCGCCGGAGGAGGCCCTCATGTCCGGCCTCTCCGGCGGGCAGGCCGCCCGGGTCGGCCTCGCCGCCCTCCTGCTCTCGCGCTTCGACATCGTGCTCCTCGACGAACCGACCAACGACCTGGACCTCGACGGCCTCGAGCGGCTGGAGACGTTCGTCCGTGGGCTCCGCGGGGGAGTGGTGCTCGTCAGCCACGATCGTGAGTTCCTCGCCCGCTGCGTGACCCGCGTGCTGGAACTCGATCTGGTTCAGGGTGCCAACCGTGTGTTCGGGGGCGGCTACGACGCGTATCTCGAGGAGCGGGCCACGCTGCGCCGGCAGGCGCGCGAGAAGTACGACGAGTTCGCCGACAAGAAGGCCGACCTGGTCGGGCGCGCCCGCACGCAACGCGAGTGGTCCAGCCAGGGCGTGCGCAACGCGATGAAGAAGTCGCCCGACAACGACAAGATCCGGCGCAAGGCGTCGACCGAGTCGAGCGAGAAGCAGGCGCAGAAGGTGCGTCAGATGGAGAGCCGCATCGCGCGGCTCGAGGAGGTCGACGAGCCGCGCAAGGAGTGGCAGCTCCAGTTCACGATCGGTCAAGCGCCGCGCTCGAGCTCCGTCGTCTCGACCCTCAGCGGCGCCGTGTTCCGGCAGGGGTCGTTCACTCTCGGGCCGGTGTCGCTGCAGGTGAACGCCGGGGAGCGGATCGGCATCACCGGACCGAACGGCGCGGGCAAATCCACCCTCCTCCGGGGACTGCTCGGCCGGCAGGATCCTGATGAGGGCACGGCGAGTCTCGGTGCCAGCGTCCAGGTCGGCGAGGTCGATCAGGCCCGTTCGCTGCTGACCGGGTCCGGACCGCTGGCCGACGCGTTCGAGGCGCTCGTGCCCGACATGGCCTCCGGCGAGGTCCGGACCCTGCTGGCGAAGTTCGGTCTGAAAGCCGACCACGTGAACCGTCCGGTCGACGAGCTCTCTCCTGGCGAGCGCACGCGCGCCGGCCTCGCCCTCCTGCAGGCGCGAGGCGTCAACCTGCTCGTGCTCGACGAGCCCACCAACCACCTCGATCTTCCCGCGATCGAGCAGCTCGAGCAGGCCCTCGAGACCTACGACGGGACGCTCCTGCTGGTGACGCACGATCGGCGGATGCTGGCGACGGTCCGGACCGACCGCGATTGGCACGTCGACGCGGGCCTCGTCACGGAGCTGTAG
- a CDS encoding MmcQ/YjbR family DNA-binding protein, which yields MATLDDVVRIAESLPDVTMKPAWGNRMWRVHGRGFVWERPLNRTDRAALGDTAPEGEIAAVRVDHELTKIALVESEPDRFFTIPHFDGYDAVLIRLDAIDVPQLRELIVDAWLDRAPTRLAEAYRGEHPAPGDQPA from the coding sequence ATGGCGACGCTCGACGACGTGGTCCGGATCGCCGAGTCCCTTCCGGACGTGACGATGAAGCCCGCGTGGGGGAACCGGATGTGGCGCGTGCACGGCAGGGGGTTCGTCTGGGAGCGCCCGCTGAACCGCACCGATCGCGCCGCGCTCGGTGATACGGCCCCGGAGGGCGAGATCGCGGCGGTGCGCGTCGACCACGAGCTCACCAAGATCGCGCTCGTGGAGTCCGAGCCGGACCGGTTCTTCACCATCCCGCACTTCGACGGGTACGACGCGGTCCTGATCCGCCTCGACGCGATCGACGTCCCGCAGCTGCGCGAGCTCATCGTGGATGCGTGGCTCGACCGGGCGCCCACCCGGCTGGCGGAGGCATACCGGGGCGAGCACCCGGCCCCGGGCGATCAGCCCGCCTGA
- a CDS encoding FAD-dependent oxidoreductase produces the protein MSAVDPRKVVIVGGVAGGMSAATRLRRLDESARIVVFERGPEVSYANCGLPYFVGGEITDRSALLLQTPASLHRRFRLDVHVRHEVVRIDTVAKTLEVADLDSGARRTESYDTLVLAPGARPRRNEPDSPIRTLSLRTVADADEIHAALGRTGIPVVVIGGGYTGLEAVENLVARGARVTLVQRGPHLLSPLDAEMAGPVAAAVRAHGVDVRLNCRVDRIEEGEVVLTDGTGIRSELIVDASGVVPETALAADAGLRIGETGGIWVDETCRTSDPDVFAVGDGAEKSDLVGGDAALVTMAGLANRHGRMVADLIAGRRASARPALGTGIVKVFDIVAAKVGWSEKQLRSAGRDHYVVHVHPGSHAGYYPGAETLSMKLLAEPGSDRILGAQIVGRDGVDKRIDVIATAMHAGLPAAELAQLELAYAPQFGSAKDAVNILGYVAENTRTGTTPSVQWHELDDALAAGATLVDVRSPEEFAAGAIPGSVNVPLDELRERSGELPDGAIVVHCQVGLRGHIATRLLTQRGFDVRNLDGGYRTWIAGTAAAA, from the coding sequence ATGAGCGCCGTGGACCCGCGCAAGGTCGTCATCGTCGGCGGAGTCGCGGGCGGCATGTCCGCCGCCACGCGCCTGCGGCGCCTCGACGAGTCCGCTCGGATCGTCGTCTTCGAACGCGGCCCGGAGGTCTCGTACGCGAACTGCGGACTGCCCTACTTCGTCGGCGGTGAGATCACGGACCGCTCCGCGCTGCTCCTGCAGACTCCCGCGTCCCTGCACCGACGCTTCCGCCTCGACGTGCACGTGCGCCACGAGGTCGTGCGCATCGACACGGTCGCCAAGACGCTCGAGGTCGCCGACCTCGACAGCGGCGCGCGCCGCACCGAGTCCTACGACACGCTGGTCCTCGCCCCGGGGGCGCGACCCCGGCGCAACGAGCCGGATTCGCCCATCCGGACGCTGAGCCTGCGCACCGTCGCGGATGCCGATGAGATCCACGCCGCGCTAGGCCGGACCGGGATCCCGGTCGTCGTGATCGGTGGCGGGTACACCGGCCTGGAGGCCGTGGAGAACCTGGTCGCCCGCGGCGCGCGGGTCACCCTCGTGCAACGCGGTCCGCACCTGTTGTCCCCCCTCGATGCGGAGATGGCCGGTCCGGTCGCGGCGGCCGTCCGTGCGCACGGGGTGGACGTGCGCCTGAACTGCCGGGTCGACCGGATCGAGGAGGGAGAGGTCGTCCTCACCGACGGAACGGGGATCCGGAGCGAGCTCATCGTCGACGCGTCCGGCGTCGTTCCCGAGACCGCCCTGGCCGCGGATGCGGGGCTGCGCATCGGCGAGACCGGCGGGATCTGGGTGGACGAGACGTGTCGCACGAGCGACCCCGATGTGTTCGCCGTCGGGGACGGTGCGGAGAAGTCGGACCTCGTCGGCGGCGACGCGGCCCTCGTCACGATGGCCGGGCTGGCGAACCGCCACGGCCGGATGGTCGCCGATCTGATCGCCGGCAGGCGCGCGTCCGCCCGTCCGGCGCTCGGCACCGGCATCGTGAAGGTCTTCGACATCGTGGCCGCGAAGGTCGGCTGGAGCGAGAAGCAGCTCCGGAGCGCCGGCCGGGACCACTACGTGGTGCATGTGCATCCCGGCTCGCACGCCGGCTACTATCCGGGAGCCGAGACCCTGTCCATGAAGCTGCTCGCCGAGCCGGGTTCCGATCGGATCCTCGGCGCCCAGATCGTCGGCCGCGACGGCGTCGACAAACGGATCGACGTGATCGCGACGGCGATGCACGCGGGGCTCCCCGCCGCGGAGCTCGCGCAGCTCGAGCTCGCCTACGCGCCGCAGTTCGGCTCCGCGAAGGATGCGGTGAACATCCTCGGCTACGTCGCGGAGAACACGCGCACGGGCACGACACCCTCGGTGCAGTGGCACGAACTGGATGACGCTCTCGCCGCCGGCGCGACGCTCGTCGATGTGCGCAGCCCGGAGGAGTTCGCCGCCGGCGCCATCCCGGGATCCGTCAACGTGCCACTGGACGAACTGCGCGAGCGCTCCGGCGAGCTTCCCGACGGAGCGATCGTCGTGCACTGCCAGGTGGGCCTGCGCGGACACATCGCCACGCGCCTGCTCACCCAGCGCGGATTCGACGTGCGGAACCTCGACGGCGGCTACCGCACCTGGATCGCCGGTACCGCGGCCGCCGCTTAG
- a CDS encoding metal-sensitive transcriptional regulator: MAGTDEETQRKILNRLKRAQGQLAGVITAVEAGGDCRSVVTQLSAVSSALDKAGFQIIASAMRDCLVEPGDTAEGPSLAELEKMFLSLS; the protein is encoded by the coding sequence GTGGCGGGCACAGACGAGGAGACCCAGCGGAAGATCCTCAACCGACTCAAGAGGGCACAGGGCCAGCTGGCGGGTGTGATCACCGCCGTCGAAGCGGGGGGCGACTGCCGTTCCGTGGTCACACAGCTGTCAGCGGTCAGCTCGGCGCTCGACAAGGCCGGGTTCCAGATCATCGCGTCCGCGATGCGGGACTGCCTCGTCGAGCCCGGCGACACCGCAGAGGGGCCATCGCTGGCCGAGCTCGAGAAGATGTTCCTCTCCCTTTCCTGA